TACCATACCCGCTTTGAGCCGAGGTCCACGATCAGGCGTACCGTAATTCGGAATCTGCGGTTCTTCATGCAGCTCTGTTCCTACGCCGTGACCGACATATTCACGAACGACCGAGAAGCCTGCATCTTCAATGTAACGTTGGATTGCATGCGATATCGTATATAAGCGCACATCAGGTTTAACAAGAGCCAGGCCGGCGAAAAGAGATCCTTCTGTCACATCCAGAAGTTTCTGTGCCTCAGCGGATATTTCACCAACTGGATACGTCCATGCCGAGTCTCCATGATAGCCACGATATTGTGCACCTATATCAAGCGTAATAATGTCGCCTTCGTTCAATTTGCGTTTGCCGGGAAAGCCATGTACCAATTCATCGTTGACCGAAGCGCAAATGCTATAAGGAAAACCGTTGTAATCCTTAAAAGACGGCAAAGCGCCTTGACTGCGTATGAACTTGTCGGCGATGTGATCGAGTTCACCCGTCGTAATTCCAGGCTCGATTGATTTCGCCATGAGCCTGTGCGTTTCCGCGACGATCCGCCCTGCTTCTCTCATAAAGCCTAGTTCCGTTTCGGATTTACATATGATCATTACACCTGACCTCGCAGTATAGATACGATCTCTTTGGAAACCGAATCAATTTCCTGTTCTCCATCAACTTGACGAAGCAAACCTTTATCTTCATAAAACTTGAGGAGAGGTGCAGTTTTGTTGATATATTCGTCCAGCCGAGTGCCTACGCTCTCTTCATTGTCGTCGGAGCGTTGGTACAGCTCACCGCCGCATTTATCACAAACACCTTCCTGAGCAGGAGGATTAAAGATCACATGATACGTAGATCCGCAAGACTTGCAGATACGACGTCCGGTAAGACGCGCCATCAGCTTATCACGATCTACCTTCAGGTTAATGACATGCTCCAGCTTTCTACCAAGCTCGTTCAGCAGTTCTTCCAGCGCTTCCGCTTGCGAAAGGGTTCTTGGAAAACCGTCCAATAAAAAACCATTTTCGCAATCGGACTGCTGCAGGCGCTCACGAACGATGCCAACTGTAACATCATCAGGCACCAGGAGGCCCTTATCAATATACTCCTTCGCTTTCATTCCAACAGGAGTACCCTGCTTCATTGCCAGACGAAATGCATCGCCTGTCGAAATATGCGGAATGCCGAATTCATTAACGATAACCTCAGCTTGTGTCCCTTTACCTGCTCCAGGAGGCCCCATGAATAAAACGTTCATGTTTTTTTCACTCCCTCCTAGAATCTCCTTACAAGAAACAGCATAATAGGCGCCAGGAGAGCTGAAGTTCAAACTCGGCCTGGTACCTATCTACTATTTATTAATAAAACCTTTATAGTGCCGTTTAATCAATTGTCCCTCAATCGTCTTCATCGTATCCAATGCAACACCGATCACGATCAGAATCGAGGTTCCACCGATTTGTACAGTCTTAGGCAGGTGAGCCAAAGCACCTAAACCAACCGGAAGAATCGAAATTGCGGCCAGGAACAGAGCTCCTGTCATTGTCAGACGCGTCAATACCCGTGTCAAATAAGTTTGTGTCGCCTTACCCGGACGAATGCCTGGAATAAATCCGCCATTCTTCTTCATGTTCTCAGCAAGCTGCTGAGGGTTCATCTGCACGAAAGTGTAGAAGAACGTGAATCCGATAATCATCACAACATAAAGCACCATACCTAATGCATGGTCAATGGCCAAGTTCTTGCTGACCCATTGCGCCCAGCCATGAGTTGACCAGAAGCTGGCAATGATAACCGGGAATTGTAGAAGCGATACAGCGAAAATGACTGGAATAACGCCCGCCGAGTTAATCTTCAGCGGAATATGTGTATTCTGGCCACCATACATCTTATTGCCCACAACGCGCTTAGCATATTGTACTGGAATTTTACGAATCGCTTGTTGGATGTAAATTACACCAATAATGATAAGTACGCAGACCAATACGATTGCAATTCCCTTTACCACATTCATGAAGGTTTGTCCTTCAACGATAAATTCGGAACGAGCAATGTTCTGGATATGAGACGGGAACGCGGCAACGATCCCAGCGAAGATAATCAACGAGATCCCGTTACCAATCCCTTTATCCGTGATCTGCTCACCAAGCCACATTAAGAACGAAGTACCTGCAGTCAGCACAATTGCAATAACAAGGTAATCCGCAAATGTAGCATTTGGTACCATCTCAGTACCATACAAGCGGTTGAATCCGATCGAAGTCGCGAACGCTTGAATCAATGCCAGAACTACCGTGCCGTAGCGGGTAATCTGGGCCATCTTCTTCTTACCATACTCCCCTTGCTTCGCCCATTCCGCAAATTTCGGAATGACGTCCATAGAGAGCAGTTGAACAATAATGGACGCCGTAATATACGGAAAGATCCCGAGCGCAAAGATGGAGAAGTTCTTGAGAGCACCGCCCGAGAAGGTGTTCAGGAACCCGAACAAGTCGCTCCCTGCATTGTTGACCGTCTCAAACACCCGGGTGTCAACACCCGGAACCGGAACAAAAGATCCGATCCGATAGATGATAAAGATAAACAATGTAAACAGAATACGCGTGCGCAGGTCCTTCACGTTCCAAATGTTCTTAATGGTTTTAAACATTAGATCACCTCGGTTTTACCGCCGGCAGCCTCGATTTTCTCTACCGCAGATTGAGAGAACTTATTAGCTTTAACCGTCAATTTGACAGTAACTTCACCGTTGCCAAGAATCTTGATGCCGCTTTTAGCGTTTTTCACGATACCTTGATCCATCAACAGTTCAGGAGTAACCTCTGTACCCGCCGCAAAGCTGTTAAGTTCCTCGATGTTCACAATCGCATACTCTTTCCGCGTCGGATTGATAAATCCGCGTTTTGGCAAGCGACGATACAACGGGTTTTGACCGCCTTCGAAGCCCGGACGAACACCACCGCCGGAACGAGCGTTTTGACCTTTGTGACCACGCGTAGATGTTTTACCCATACCACTACCAGTACCGCGACCAACGCGTTTGCGTTCGTGACGGGAACCAGCAGCTGAGGAAAGCTCATGTAACT
The window above is part of the Paenibacillus lutimineralis genome. Proteins encoded here:
- the map gene encoding type I methionyl aminopeptidase, translated to MIICKSETELGFMREAGRIVAETHRLMAKSIEPGITTGELDHIADKFIRSQGALPSFKDYNGFPYSICASVNDELVHGFPGKRKLNEGDIITLDIGAQYRGYHGDSAWTYPVGEISAEAQKLLDVTEGSLFAGLALVKPDVRLYTISHAIQRYIEDAGFSVVREYVGHGVGTELHEEPQIPNYGTPDRGPRLKAGMVLAIEPMVNAGERFVRTLEDNWTVVTVDGSLCAHFEHTVAVTADGMEILTKLDE
- the secY gene encoding preprotein translocase subunit SecY, with the translated sequence MFKTIKNIWNVKDLRTRILFTLFIFIIYRIGSFVPVPGVDTRVFETVNNAGSDLFGFLNTFSGGALKNFSIFALGIFPYITASIIVQLLSMDVIPKFAEWAKQGEYGKKKMAQITRYGTVVLALIQAFATSIGFNRLYGTEMVPNATFADYLVIAIVLTAGTSFLMWLGEQITDKGIGNGISLIIFAGIVAAFPSHIQNIARSEFIVEGQTFMNVVKGIAIVLVCVLIIIGVIYIQQAIRKIPVQYAKRVVGNKMYGGQNTHIPLKINSAGVIPVIFAVSLLQFPVIIASFWSTHGWAQWVSKNLAIDHALGMVLYVVMIIGFTFFYTFVQMNPQQLAENMKKNGGFIPGIRPGKATQTYLTRVLTRLTMTGALFLAAISILPVGLGALAHLPKTVQIGGTSILIVIGVALDTMKTIEGQLIKRHYKGFINK
- the rplO gene encoding 50S ribosomal protein L15, yielding MKLHELSSAAGSRHERKRVGRGTGSGMGKTSTRGHKGQNARSGGGVRPGFEGGQNPLYRRLPKRGFINPTRKEYAIVNIEELNSFAAGTEVTPELLMDQGIVKNAKSGIKILGNGEVTVKLTVKANKFSQSAVEKIEAAGGKTEVI
- a CDS encoding adenylate kinase, which produces MNVLFMGPPGAGKGTQAEVIVNEFGIPHISTGDAFRLAMKQGTPVGMKAKEYIDKGLLVPDDVTVGIVRERLQQSDCENGFLLDGFPRTLSQAEALEELLNELGRKLEHVINLKVDRDKLMARLTGRRICKSCGSTYHVIFNPPAQEGVCDKCGGELYQRSDDNEESVGTRLDEYINKTAPLLKFYEDKGLLRQVDGEQEIDSVSKEIVSILRGQV